In Calonectris borealis chromosome 22, bCalBor7.hap1.2, whole genome shotgun sequence, one genomic interval encodes:
- the LOC142091709 gene encoding olfactory receptor 6B1-like: protein MNHSLQLIFFFSFNPGSSHYKHRFSSHGLCIQASLRGCSNCCCICFSCKVYSSFCMILSMSSDNLTHVVEFILVGFPGKQEIKLLLFFMFFLAYVLTVTENAMIVVLVWTNLQLHKPMYVFLGNLSFLEIWYVSVTVPKVLVSLVTKRQGISFTGCMAQLFFFLALACSECTLLAVMAYDRYVAICNPLRYPIIMDHTLCARLAIGSWISGFLISTGKVYFISRQTYCGPNVINHFFCDVSPLLKLACTDMSAAELTDFLLALLILLVPLIVIMVSYVCIISAVLGIPSAQGRHKAFSTCASHLLVVTVFYTTSLFIYARPQAIDSFSSYKLVSMVYTVLTPLVNPVIYCLRNQEFKSALRKTMYWRDFLS, encoded by the coding sequence atgaatcACTCAttgcaactaattttttttttttccttcaatccaGGCAGCTCTCATTACAAACACAGATTTTCAAGTCACGGTCTGTGCATACAAGCTAGCTTGAGAGGATGTTCAAACTGCTGCTGCATCTGCTTCTCCTGCAAAGTCTATAGCAGCTTCTGTATGATTCTCAGCATGTCCTCAGATAACCTGACCCATGTGGTTGAATTCATTCTGGTTGGTTTTCCAGGTAAACAGGAAATcaagctgctgctcttttttaTGTTCTTCCTGGCTTATGTGCTGACAGTGACAGAAAATGCAATGATTGTTGTGCTTGTTTGGACAAATCTCCAGCTTCACAAGCCAATGTATGTTTTCCTGGGCAATCTTTCCTTTCTGGAGATCTGGTACGTCTCTGTCACAGTGCCCAAAGTGCTTGTGAGCTTGGTGACAAAGAGACAAGGCATCTCCTTCACAGGCTGCATGGCTCAGCTATTCTTCTTCCTGGCATTGGCCTGCAGTGAGTGCACTCTCTTGGCTGTCATGGCCTACGATCGCTATGTGGCCATCTGCAACCCATTGCGTTACCCAATCATCATGGATCACACTCTTTGTGCCCGTCTGGCCATTGGCTCCTGGATAAGTGGCTTCCTGATTTCCACAGGGAAGGTTTACTTCATTTCACGTCAGACCTACTGTGGGCCCAACGTCATCAACCACTTCTTTTGTGATGTCTCTCCCTTACTGAAGCTAGCCTGCACCGACATGTCAGCAGCTGAGCTTACGGATTTCTTACTGGCCCTGCTCATCCTTCTTGTACCACTCATTGTGATTATGGTCTCCTATGTGTGCATCATCTCTGCTGTCTTGGGCATTCCCTCAGCCCAGGGGCGTCACAAGGCCTTCTCTACCTGTGCCTCTCACCTTTTAGTGGTCACAGTGTTCTATACAACCTCCCTGTTCATCTATGCCAGGCCCCAGGCTATTGATTCCTTCAGCTCCTACAAACTGGTTTCTATGGTATACACCGTCCTGACACCCCTCGTCAACCCGGTCATCTATTGCCTAAGGAACCAGGAATTCAAAAGTGCTCTTAGGAAAACAATGTACTGGAGAGACTTCTTGTCCTAG